The following coding sequences are from one Eucalyptus grandis isolate ANBG69807.140 chromosome 11, ASM1654582v1, whole genome shotgun sequence window:
- the LOC120289869 gene encoding MDIS1-interacting receptor like kinase 2-like: MAQLQLLDLSSNNLSGEIPREMRNLSMLLELDLSNNVIMGNVPIEIGRLSHLTHLNLASNNLSGSIPMQLGSCKSWLSLNLSRNKFQRSIPPEISNTQVLEILDLSYNILSKNVPGELALLKNLQVLNISHNNLSGSIPLTFNDMLALTSIDVSYNELEGPLPNVKAFNEAPFEATQHNKGLCGNVVGLPNCNSIRNKKHNLHARARIIIILIISFLGFVFLSCTLIVVVIVNHHQRRIMKRRNNERANDLDFMSILSYDGKVFYDRIVEATEGFDSKYYVGERAYGIVYKAKIS; this comes from the coding sequence ATGGCTCAATTACAGTTACTGGacctttcttcaaataatttAAGCGGAGAGATTCCAAGGGAAATGAGAAACCTATCAATGTTGTTAGAACTCGACCTAAGCAACAACGTGATCATGGGAAATGTCCCCATTGAGATTGGACGTTtatctcatttgacacatcTAAACTTAGCATCAAACAATTTGAGTGGATCAATACCGATGCAACTCGGCTCATGCAAAAGCTGGTTGAGCTTGAACTTGAGCAGGAATAAATTTCAGAGAAGCATTCCTCCTGAGATAAGCAACACACAAGTCCTTGAGATTCTTGATCTGAGTTAtaatattttgtcaaaaaatgtACCAGGAGAGCTTGCATTACTGAAAAACTTGCAAGTTCTAAATATCTCCCACAATAACCTATCTGGTTCCATCCCACTTACATTTAATGATATGTTGGCCTTGACTTCTATCGATGTATCCTATAATGAACTAGAAGGTCCTCTCCCAAATGTCAAGGCTTTCAATGAGGCTCCATTTGAGGCAACTCAGCATAACAAAGGGCTATGTGGAAATGTTGTTGGTTTACCAAACTGCAATTCTATCAGGAACAAGAAACATAATCTACATGCTAGAGCTCGAATCATAATTATCCTCATTATATCGTTCTTGGGGTTTGTCTTTCTCTCTTGCACCTTGATTGTTGTTGTAATCGTCAATCATCATCAAAGAAGGATTATGAAGAGAAGGAATAATGAGCGGGCAAATGATTTGGATTTCATGAGTATTTTGAGTTATGATGGCAAAGTTTTCTATGATCGAATCGTTGAGGCCACAGAAGGATTTGACTCCAAGTACTATGTGGGTGAAAGAGCATATGGAATTGTTTATAAAGCCAAGATATCATAA